One Cydia pomonella isolate Wapato2018A unplaced genomic scaffold, ilCydPomo1 PGA_scaffold_173, whole genome shotgun sequence DNA window includes the following coding sequences:
- the LOC133533521 gene encoding cytochrome c oxidase subunit 4 isoform 1, mitochondrial-like, translated as MANYLMRRVLLDAVRVPAGTRAMSELSKIGSREWVGYGFNGQPNYVDRPDFPLPAVRFRPDTPDIKVLREKEKGDWKKLTLEEKKALYRASFCQTFAEFKAPTGEWKGVVGWGLILASLSVWIYMGMKLFVYNPLPESFSEENQKAQLKRMLDLKMNPVDGLASKWDYENNRWK; from the exons ATGGCTAACTACCTGATGCGCCGAGTGCTGTTAGATGCAGTCCGCGTTCCTGCTGGCACCCGTGCCATGAGCGAGCTGTCCAAG ATCGGGAGCCGCGAGTGGGTCGGCTACGGCTTCAACGGACAGCCCAACTACGTGGACAGGCCCGACTTCCCCCTGCCCGCTGTCCGCTTCCGCCCCGACACACCCGACATCAAG GTCCTCCGTGAAAAGGAAAAGGGTGACTGGAAGAAGCTGACGTTAGAAGAGAAGAAAGCACTGTACCGCGCATCCTTCTGCCAGACCTTCGCAGAGTTCAAAGCTCCTACTGGGGAGTGGAAGGGAGTTGTCGGCTGGGGACTCATCCTGGCCTCGCTGTCTGTCTGGATCTACATGGGCATGAAGCTGTTTG TGTACAACCCGCTGCCCGAGTCCTTCAGTGAAGAGAACCAGAAGGCACAGCTGAAGCGCATGCTGGACCTCAAGATGAACCCCGTAGACGGGCTCGCCTCCAAGTGGGACTACGAGAACAACCGCTGGAAGTAA